A region from the Triticum aestivum cultivar Chinese Spring chromosome 3D, IWGSC CS RefSeq v2.1, whole genome shotgun sequence genome encodes:
- the LOC123081085 gene encoding L-type lectin-domain containing receptor kinase IX.1-like, whose product MAAVVTSLHHHLLSISICLCYSLSLLVSAPLGLATALSFSFNFSGSGSGDLCDTELRCERDTRMGAGAIELTKNEIKANFFSVGRASYARPVPLWDNTTGEVASFSSNFTFRIRLKNETDDRLRLCNLSFTPNDGVADGMSFFLAQYPSRLPPNSHGGNLALFNDSNNLNATGNDRVVAVEFDTFRGTWDHSDNHVGIDVNSINSRAYTNVTKRLVSEDAVMTAEISYDNRTGILVARLQMDGDEPLYKVNTSVDMKKDLPQKVAVGFAAATGMCTELHQVLSWSFSSTLDDATVATSPQQGRLVPVLVPSTVVAFLVLLCVIAVVVHRRRVWERVDDSDDEAREQAEFERGVGPRRYRYRELAAATKDFAEEGKLGRGGFGNVYRGDSLSDHDRPVAIKMLSAESSSQGRKEFESEVKIISRLRHRNLVHLLGWSDSRKGLLLIYELVPEGSLDRHIYSTSRLLTWSERYKIILGLGSALRYLHTEWDQCVLHGDIKPSNILLDSSCSTKLADFGLARLVEHGVGPRTTKVVMGTAGYIDPEFIRTRRPSTEADIYSFGIVLLEVVSGRRPDIEMEQSGDKFIPLLRWIWDLYEKEAIVEAVDEKLKGGNWQQLDNNGGCKWQMRRTLVVGLWCTHPCPSARPSVVQLMNVLQSKDVTLPTLSRPTSDVSFGTHGDNALSSANVCSEVSWAISGR is encoded by the coding sequence ATGGCTGCTGTAGTAACGAGCCTTCATCACCACCTTCTCTCCATCTCCATTTGTCTCTGCTACTCACTGTCGTTGCTAGTCAGTGCACCTCTGGGCCTAGCTACCGCGCTCTCCTTCAGCTTCAACTTCTCCGGTTCTGGCTCCGGCGACCTCTGTGACACTGAGCTCAGGTGCGAGCGTGATACACGCATGGGCGCCGGCGCCATCGAGCTAACGAAGAATGAGATCAAAGCCAACTTCTTCAGCGTCGGCCGGGCTTCCTATGCGCGCCCGGTGCCGCTCTGGGACAACACCACGGGCGAGGTGGCCAGCTTCTCCTCCAACTTCACATTCCGGATCAGGCTAAAAAATGAGACGGACGACCGGCTTCGTCTCTGTAACTTGAGCTTCACGCCCAACGACGGTGTGGCTGACGGTATGTCTTTCTTCCTGGCGCAATACCCGTCCAGGCTCCCTCCCAACAGCCACGGCGGGAACCTCGCTCTCTTCAACGACAGCAACAACTTGAACGCCACCGGTAATGACCGCGTCGTCGCGGTGGAGTTCGACACCTTTCGCGGCACTTGGGACCACAGCGACAACCACGTCGGCATAGATGTGAACTCCATCAACTCCAGGGCCTACACGAACGTGACGAAGCGTCTGGTCTCTGAAGACGCTGTCATGACTGCCGAGATCAGCTACGACAACCGCACGGGCATCCTGGTCGCCCGACTCCAAATGGATGGTGACGAGCCGCTTTACAAGGTAAACACGTCCGTGGACATGAAGAAGGATTTACCCCAAAAAGTTGCAGTCGGATTCGCTGCAGCAACTGGCATGTGCACTGAGCTGCATCAAGTGTTGTCTTGGTCGTTTAGCTCCACTCTAGATGATGCCACGGTGGCTACTAGTCCGCAACAGGGGCGACTAGTTCCCGTGCTAGTGCCTTCTACAGTAGTAGCATTTCTCGTGTTGCTCTGTGTCATCGCAGTCGTGGTCCATCGGCGGCGTGTTTGGGAGAGGGTAGATGATTCTGACGACGAAGCACGTGAGCAAGCTGAGTTTGAGAGAGGAGTAGGCCCTAGAAGGTACCGCTACCGTGAGCTGGCCGCCGCCACCAAGGACTTTGCGGAGGAGGGGAAGCTCGGGCGAGGGGGCTTCGGTAACGTCTACCGGGGCGACAGCCTTAGCGACCATGACCGTCCGGTGGCCATCAAGATGTTGTCTGCGGAATCATCTTCGCAGGGAAGGAAAGAGTTCGAGTCGGAGGTGAAGATCATAAGCCGGCTGAGGCACCGGAACCTTGTGCACTTGCTAGGCTGGTCCGATAGCCGCAAGGGGCTTCTGCTCATCTACGAGCTTGTGCCTGAAGGCAGCCTCGACCGACACATATACAGCACTAGCCGCCTCCTCACGTGGTCAGAGAGGTACAAGATCATCCTTGGTCTGGGATCTGCACTACGCTATCTCCACACAGAGTGGGATCAGTGTGTGCTGCATGGCGACATCAAACCCAGCAACATTCTCCTCGACTCATCATGCAGCACCAAGCTCGCTGATTTCGGGCTGGCGAGGCTCGTGGAGCATGGAGTAGGGCCGCGGACCACCAAGGTCGTCATGGGCACCGCGGGATACATAGACCCGGAGTTCATCCGCACCCGTCGGCCGAGCACCGAAGCTGACATCTACAGCTTTGGCATCGTCCTATTGGAGGTTGTGTCTGGTCGGCGCCCGGACATTGAAATGGAGCAATCGGGCGACAAATTCATTCCGTTGCTCAGGTGGATCTGGGACCTCTACGAGAAGGAAGCCATTGTTGAAGCGGTGGATGAGAAGCTAAAGGGAGGAAACTGGCAGCAGCTCGACAACAACGGCGGCTGTAAGTGGCAGATGCGCCGCACGCTTGTC